The following are encoded in a window of Glandiceps talaboti chromosome 5, keGlaTala1.1, whole genome shotgun sequence genomic DNA:
- the LOC144434853 gene encoding uncharacterized protein LOC144434853 yields the protein MAEGTSCQAGCTEDSLHKVKKPSINSYGLLKFDLLALNTCKIENRRHLDLLKNRYNILKKSLSDGCASDHQSVSLYLILATYAQRLNIDEDEESAEHFLEKVLEIDPYNLNALADLHQINAISHLTEEAKENEKKFSEKVNDKALQAKSIAEKAYAVAYDVHMHTRKYERYSESNKLYEEALKLAESSSSSTNEDGESTELEIVVWYYVMGENYKRIYNIMTETECCMDNRIEIYDKATEYFFKALQSSNRKLKRDTWSSVGTLFCKKPKLLKGQKYPTFVGSCDMLKEYYIDKPLDCFEKALEEHRSMRVKVEYGWQCYRLRKTEKAMTLLSDVIQEDPENPRNWYAYSRRSKINRLTYRDSLKKASSTANTDSPTIPDKSLLNQAKSDSLKCIEMNQSALEYANLAEIYHMLGVDSNGKVVDKSAIKKALKNFVQAEDCQDGVIRPDVHQRRALCLCDNGQRREAIEQFKRAIECENNNTKYVHNFIYLMQNFFQQYRDHKEEHILRELAFWFRKGIDRYGSVNVDKFNESSASELLTLGKHLLDNQQLKYAKRCFSALQKYHDESIRCEAKTFLKKTQDLLKQQPKEQAQGHASNSNAPKHEDNVETGGCQRELQDVESSAQSEPSTVETSLVSDTKDETASMRPSESGGKLTLLAIEHDPSKNQFSITSPDGEITSDEHKEQFSRKSLETRVYRTCSFIDQSMHNKPEIPPPLPTVRNVCGKEYDFFPVYCEEDEEWIWYTLLPKLEEELKFKGCIQSRDLIAGRQILDNISDAIEKSARVLLILSPQFFKDKLCERILHMALMEDDIVIPFVMEEYKECKASKVLACLEKVYYFKYLDWMQLQKSLLAGMKQLINI from the coding sequence ATGGCGGAGGGTACGTCATGTCAAGCTGGATGTACCGAGGACAGCCTTCATAAAGTTAAGAAACCGTCCATAAACAGCTATGGTTTGCTGAAATTTGACCTCTTAGCTCTTAACACTTGTAAAATAGAGAATCGGAGACACCTTGATCTGTTGAAAAACAGGTATAATATTTTGAAGAAGTCCTTATCTGATGGCTGTGCGTCAGACCACCAGTCGGTATCATTGTATCTCATCCTTGCCACATACGCTCAACGATTGAATattgatgaagatgaagaaTCAGCAGAACATTTCCTGGAAAAGGTACTTGAAATTGATCCTTACAATTTGAATGCACTTGCTGATTTACATCAAATAAATGCAATTTCACATCTCACTGAAGAGGCCAaagagaatgaaaaaaaattctctgAGAAAGTGAATGATAAAGCTTTGCAGGCCAAGAGCATTGCTGAAAAAGCCTATGCAGTTGCCTATGATGTACACATGCATACCAGAAAGTATGAACGATACAGTGAGTCGAATAAGCTGTATGAAGAAGCTTTGAAGTTGGCTGAATCGAGCAGTAGTAGTACTAACGAGGATGGAGAGTCTACAGAGCTAGAGATTGTGGTGTGGTATTATGTTATGGGTGAAAACTATAAAAGAATATACAATATCATGACTGAAACTGAATGCTGCATGGACAACAGAATTGAAATTTATGATAAAGCAACAGAGTATTTCTTCAAGGCTTTACAGAGTAGTAATCGTAAGCTGAAACGTGACACATGGAGCTCAGTCGGTACATTGTTCTGTAAGAAACCCAAACTACTAAAAGGTCAAAAATATCCAACGTTTGTTGGTAGTTGTGACATGCTGAAAGAGTATTATATAGACAAACCACTTGACTGCTTTGAGAAAGCCTTAGAAGAACACCGATCTATGAGAGTGAAAGTTGAGTATGGTTGGCAGTGTTATCGTTTGAGGAAGACAGAAAAAGCTATGACTCTACTAAGTGATGTCATTCAGGAAGATCCAGAAAATCCAAGAAATTGGTATGCATACAGTCGTAGATCCAAAATAAACAGACTTACATACAGAGACAGTTTGAAGAAAGCTTCCAGTACTGCAAATACAGATTCACCGACAATCCCAGACAAATCACTACTGAATCAAGCAAAGTCAGATTCCCtgaaatgtattgaaatgaatCAAAGTGCCCTCGAATATGCCAACTTAGCTGAGATATATCATATGCTTGGAGTAGACAGCAATGGTAAAGTTGTGGATAAAAGTGCAATAAAGAAGGCTCTGAAAAACTTTGTTCAAGCAGAGGACTGTCAGGATGGTGTCATCAGACCAGATGTACATCAACGCCGTGCCCTGTGTCTTTGTGACAATGGACAACGTCGAGAAGCAATTGAACAGTTCAAAAGAGCAATTGAATGTGAGAATAACAATACAAAGTATGTCCACAATTTCATTTATCTTATGCAGAATTTCTTCCAGCAATATCGTGATCATAAAGAGGAACATATCCTGAGAGAATTAGCATTTTGGTTCAGGAAAGGAATTGATCGGTATGGAAGTGTCAATGTGGATAAGTTCAATGAAAGTAGTGCTTCTGAACTACTTACTTTGGGTAAACATCTACTTGACAATCAACAACTGAAATATGCCAAAAGATGTTTTAGTGCTCTGCAGAAATACCACGATGAGAGCATTAGATGTGAAGCTAAAACATTCCTCAAGAAGACTCAAGATCTTTTGAAACAGCAGCCCAAAGAACAAGCTCAAGGGCATGCATCAAATAGTAATGCACCAAAACATGAAGATAACGTTGAAACAGGTGGTTGTCAAAGAGAATTACAAGATGTTGAAAGTAGTGCTCAGAGTGAGCCCTCTACAGTTGAAACTTCTCTCGTTTCAGACACCAAAGATGAAACAGCAAGTATGAGGCCATCAGAGTCTGGAGGGAAATTAACACTTCTGGCAATAGAACATGATCCTAGTAAAAATCAGTTCTCAATCACCTCTCCTGATGGCGAAATTACCTCAGATGAACATAAGGAACAATTCAGTCGTAAATCCTTAGAGACACGTGTTTATCGAACATGCAGTTTTATTGACCAGAGCATGCATAATAAGCCTGAAATCCCTCCACCTCTACCTACAGTAAGGAATGTTTGTGGCAAAGAGTACGACTTCTTTCCTGTGTATTGTGAAGAAGATGAAGAGTGGATTTGGTATACTCTGCTTCCAAAATTAGAAGAAGAATTAAAGTTCAAGGGATGTATACAAAGTAGAGACCTCATTGCaggaagacaaatattggacaACATATCTGATGCCATAGAGAAAAGTGCTCGTGTCTTACTCATACTATCTCCACAATTCTTTAAAGATAAGTTATGTGAACGTATTTTACATATGGCACTCATGGAAGATGATATTGTCATACCCTTTGTTATGGAGGAGTACAAGGAATGCAAAGCATCTAAGGTCTTAGCTTGTTTAGAAAAGGTGTACTACTTCAAGTATCTGGATTGGATGCAGTTACAGAAAAGTCTACTGGCAGGAATGAAACAACTTATAAACATCTAA